GTGATCACGCCCACGCCCAAGGACCACCAGGTCAAGGAGCTGCTGGGGCGTCGGGACGCCAGCAGCCTGACCACGGGGACGCGGCTCAGCCACCCCCGCCAGCTCAGTTCCATCATCCAAGCTCTTACTATTGACCTTATCATTTGTtcgtaatttatatatatatattttttaagatTATGAAGTTTGTATTCTTTTCCTTCAGCAATGAATGAAAAGGAGATTTGACGGTTTGTGtctgtgtcactggtgactgaggtggtggactgtgtcactggtgactgaggtggtggactgtgtcactggtgactgaggtggtggactgtgacactggtgactgaggtggtggactgtgacactggtgactgaggtggtggattgtgacactggtgactgaggtggtggactgtgacactggtgactgaggtggtggactgtgtcactggtgactgaggtggtggactgtgacactggtgactgaggtggtggactgtgccactggtgactgaggtggtggactgtgtcactggtgactgaggtggtggactgtgacactggtgactgaggtggtggactgtgacactggtgactgaggtggtggactgtgtcactggtgactgaggtggtggactgtgtcactggtgactgaggtggtggactgtgtcactggtgactgaggtagtggactgtgtcactggtgactgaggtagtggactgtgtcactggtgactgaggtggtggactgtgtcactggtgactgaggtggtggactgtgtcactggtgactgaggtagtggactgtgtcactggtgactgaggtggtagactgtgtcactggtgactgaggtggtggactgtgtcactggtgactgaggtggtggactgtgtcactggtgactgaggtggtagactgtgtcactggtgactgaggtggtggactgtgtcactggtaactgaggtggtggactgtgacactggtgactgaggtggtagactgtgacactggtgactgaggtgcttgcgtgggttgagctttggctctttggccccgcctgtcTTTGGATGGTGAATCTCTAGGGTACACAGCCATCTGGGCACTGTCTTGGTGACCTATAGACATGATCTTGTCAGTCATCtattgtcgaggaccgggccgcggggacactgagccccAAAAACATCTCAAGGTAGGTAAAGTTGCTCTCTGGATAGGCATATTGACCCGTGATAGTGCAAGGGTTATTAGTGTGTTACGACCCTTGTTACTGAGACAAGCCTCCATGTTGAAGTAGTCAGGTTGTtagtgtagagtatagtgatgtgtgtgtagagtatagtgatgtgtgtgtagagtatagtgatgtgtgtgtagagtatagtgatgtgtgtgtagagtatagtgttgtaagtgtgtgttgagtatagtgatgtgtgtgtagagtatagtgatgtaagtgtgtgtagagtatagtgatgtgtgtgtagagtatagtgatgtgtgtgtagagtatagtgatgtaagtgtgtagagtatagtgatgtgtgtgtagatgttacggacccgagtccagcgtccgagcacggagcagtgacgaccgcgccatctgtgggtcagctcccgaaacccccctccaaatggacgaagaCACCTGTtgaggacgaagtgtaccggccacaagggccagtttccagtcctgttcagctcacaacaccgccgctgctgacctctggtgaggtggtgctcagacgacaacgccatctatggagtggatacgtcgggcgtttgtgtctgagcctgtaagtgaggtgctttagtgtgtccctgttattgatgacgtgtctgcttacagagtcgacctgggactgctgtaagggaagttgagtcagtctacccaaggcagccgtccccataccttgtgctttgctgcagcagctgtgagtcgcctcccggaagaacactgtggtgttaccctgccagtgaagtggcagttgaaggattgtcgtacccgggaccgactgctggagacgattgaccactggggtattgtggacaggagagtgatctgtggtatcacacgaggctcctgactagggcactaccctagtatcgctcgtggagtggcctgaacagcgttgctgatccggaacctgccagcagtttgctggacttgtggttgacggcctccacggcggtgcccccagtggaactgcgttttggctggcctgtggctgggGTAGACTCGGCTTTtgaaggattcgtcgagaggccacgagagcaccgagaacttggcaccaaGATGATCCAggctcttcagaagaagactacagtgtaaataattcccctgtgcagtgttaatatccctcctcctgtgtaacttttatatattatttattggtgaaggtattaattataatcttaagtttttgcctttctttcccttccccttttagtttacttgcgttactgatcacatcccttgaaagccactactggcttggggccggatacccttcctctaacgacatcagagtaagaacccagttgcgacccgagagggccgtaacagtagagttacgtattccagggaccataggaggattaaggacttgcccgaaacgctacgcgtactagtggctatacaagaatgtaacaactcttgtatatatctaaaaaaaaaaaaaaaaaaaaaaaaaaaaaaaaaaaaaaaaaaaaaagtatagtgatgtgtgtgtagagtatattgatgtaagtgtgtgtagagtacagtgatgtaagtgtgtgtagagaatagtgatgtaagtgtgtgtatagtgttataattgtgtgtagagtatagtaaTGTTAGTGTGTGTAGAGAATATTGATATAAGTATCTGaagagtatagtgatgtgtgtgtagagtatagtgatgtgtgtgtagagtatagtgatgtgtgtgtagagtatagtgatggaagtgtgtgtagagtatagtgatataagtgtgtgtagagtatagtgatgttaGTGTGTATAGAGTACAgtgatgtaagtgtgtgtagagtatagtgatgtaagtgtgtgtagagtatagtgatgttagtgtgtgtagagtatagtgatatAAGTATCTGAAGAGTATAGTGATGttagtgtgtgtagagtatagtgatgtgtgtgtagagtatagtgatgtgtgtgtagagtacagtgatgtaagtgtgtgtagagtatagtgatgttaGTGTGTATAGAGTACAgtgatgtaagtgtgtgtagagtatagtgatgtaagtgtgtgtagagtatagtgatgtaagtgtgtgtagagtatagtgatgtaagtgtgtgtagagtatagtgatgtaagtgtgtgtagagtatagtgatgtaagtgtgtgtagagtatagtgatgtaagtgtgtgtagagtatagtgatgtaagtgtgtgtagagtatagtgatgttaGTGTGTGTAGAATATAGTGATATAAGTATCTGAAGAGTATAGTGATGttagtgtgtgtagagtatagtgatgttagtgtgtgtagagtatagtgatgtgtgtgtagagtatagtgatgtgtgtgtagagtacagtgatgtaagtgtgtgtagagtatagtgatgttaGTGTGTATAGAGTACAgtgatgtaagtgtgtgtagagtatagtgatgtaagtgtgtgtagagtatagtgatgtaagtgtgtgtagagtatagtgatgtaagtgtgtgtagagtgtagtgatgtaagtgtgtgtagagtatagtgatgtaagtgtgtgtagagtatagtgatgtaagtgtgtgtagagtatagtgatgtaagtgtgtgtagagtatagtgatgtaagtgtgtgtagagtacagtgatgtaagtgtgtgtagagtacagtgatgtaagtgtgtgtagagtacagtgatgtaagtgtgtgtagagtacagtgatgtaagtgtgtgtagagtacagtgatgtaagtgtgtgtagagtacagtgatgtaagtgtgtgtagagtacagtgatgtaagtgtgtgtagagtacagtgatgtaagtgtgtgtagagtaCAGTGATATAAGTGTGTGTAGAGTACAGTGATATAAGTGTGTGTAGAGTACAGTGATATAAGTGTGTGTAGAGTACAGTGATATAAGTGTGTGTAGAGTACAGTGATATAAGTGTGTGTAGAGTACAGTGATATAAGTGTGTGTAGAGTACAGTGATATAAGTGTGTGTAGAGTACAGTGATAtaagtgtgtgtagagtatagtgatgttaGTGTGTATAGAGTATAGTGATGTTAGTGTGtatagagtatagtgatgtaagTCTGTGTAGACTGTGGGCTCTGTACTCTGGACTCTGTTCTCTGAACTCTGGTCTCTGGATTCTGGACATTGAACTCTGGTCTCTGGACTCCGAACTATGGTCTCTGGACTCTGGTCTTTGGATTATGAACTCTGGATTCAGATCTCTGGACTCTGGTCTTTGGACTCTGGTCTCTGGACTCTGGACTCTGGTCTCTGTACTCTTTTGTCTGTACTCTGTTCTCTGGACTCTGGTCTCTGGACTCTGGTCTTTATACTCTGGCCTCTGGTCTCTGGTCTCTGGACTCTGTTCTCTGGACTCTGGTCTTTATACTCTGGCCTCTGATCTCTGGCCTCTGGTCTCTGGTCTCTGGACTCTGGTCTCTGTACTCAGTACTCTGGACTCTGGACTCTAGCCTCTGGACTCTGGACTCTGGTCTCTGGAGTCTGGTCTCTGGAGTCTGGACTCATGTCTCTGGACTCTGGACTCGTGGTCATCCGAGTAACTAAAGTCTGGACTCATGGTCATCCGAGTAACTAAAGTCTGGACTTGTGGTCATCCGAGTAACTAAAGTCTGGACTCGTGGTCATTCGAGTAACTAAAGTCTGGACTCGTGGTCATCCGAGTAACTAAAGTCTGGACTTGTGGTCATCCGAGTAACTAAAGTCTGGACTCGTGGTCATCCGAGTAACTAAAGTCTGGACTCGTGGTCATCCGAGTAGTTAAAGTCTGGACTCGTGGTCATCCAGAGATGGTGGAGGTGTTGGCAGGTATGACGGGCGGAGATGGGTCCTCGTGCCTTGGACCAACTATTTATTGTTAGATGAACaggcacatcagggtgaaagaaactctgcctatttgtttccgcctccaccgatgatcaaacccggaaccttaggactacgaaaccCGAGCGCTGTCAACTCAGCCGTCAAGGGCCCCCCCTTGTTGAATTTTGATTCcctgaatttgttgtcaataaaaCCTTTAAAAAGTCAAAAGAAAAAACGCCAAACCAATAACTTTCAATATCAACAAAATCCAACAATCTGAAAATCACCGTTATCTCTGGTGGGGTCTGTGTCTGTTGTCTGAGATGGGGTCTGTGTGTCGGGAGAGGCGGCACTGGGGGGTTGAGGTGCAACCTGCGGACTGTTCCGGCAGTGAAGGGCTCGGGTGGCAGAGTCCTGGTCCAATGTACCAGAGACAACAACTCCTGGGGAGAAGCAGTTGAACTACACGTCTACGTTAGATGAGAAGTGGACCAATATCCCAGTGTGAGGACAGGCGACATTCGCTGAATCCTGTCTGACCAAGAGAGGAACTGTGAGGTAGGGAGCAACCTACCCGTCTGTGGAGGACACCAACCTAGCGACATCTGAGGGAGGACCCAACAGAGAGGAGACCTACGTCAGCATCGTGCGGTCCAGGAAAGACCTAAACTTCAGCATCGTGGAGTCCACTATAGCATTATGGGGTCCTGCGGTGAGCTAAACTTCAGCATCGGCCGCCCCCAGGCCAACCggaatccgggggccaaccggaatccgggggccaaccggactccGGGAGCCAACCGGATTTCGGGGGCCAACCGGAATCCGGGGGCCAACTggactccgggggccaaccggactccgggggccaaccggactccgggggccaaccggactcAGGGGGCCAACGGGACTCCAGGGGCCAACCggactccgggggccaaccggaatccgggggccaaccggactcagggggccaaccggaatccgggggccaaccggactccgggggccaaccggactcctggggccaaccggactccgggggccaaccggaatccgggggccaaccggaatccgggggccaaccggactccgggggccaaccggaatcCGAGGGCCAACCGGAATCCCGGGGCCAACCGGAATCCGGAGGCCAACCggaatccgggggccaaccggactccggggaccaaccggactccgggggccaaccggactccgggggccaaccggaatccgggggccaaccagactccgggggccaaccggactccgggggccaacctgaatccgggggccaaccggaacccgggggccaaccggaatccgggggccaaccggaatccgggggccaaccggactccgggggccaaccggaatccgggggccaaccggactccgggggccaaccggactccgggggccaaccggaatccgggggccaaccggactccgggggccaaccggactccgggggccaaccggacgCCGGTGACCAACTGGGCGTCCAGCCCTTCAGATGTAGGGTTTCACACCCGGCCCTTCAGGTGTAAGCGTGTCATAGGGCGGGCTGGTGATAGCAGATATATCCGATGTACTTATGTAATTTCACTTCTCCGCGGCACCAATTGCAGAGGTTATCATAGTTGACTTTTTTCCTATCGCGCACCtcagatggggagaggcctggggTAGGTTTTGGCCGCCCCCAAGGCATTTTgggctcttccttcttcttcttcttcttcttcttcacttTGGGTTCTTGTATCACAGTTGTCTCAGgttgggtctgtgtgtctgttgtctcaggtggggtctgtgtgtctgttgtttcaagtggggtctgtgtgtctgttgtctcaggtggggtctctgtgtctgttgtctcaggttgggtctgtgtgtctgttgtctcaggtggggtctgtgtgtctgttgtctcaggtggggtctgtgtgtctgttatctcaggtggggtctgtgtgtctattgtctcaggtggggtctgtgtgtctgttgtctcaggtggggtctgtgtgtctgttgtctcaggttGGGTCTGTGTGTCagttgtctcaggtggggtctgtgtgtctgttgtctcaggtgaggtctgtgtgtctgttgtctcaggtgaGGTCTGTGCGTCTGTTATCTCAAGTGGGGTCTGTGcgtctgttgtctcaggtggggtctgtgtgtctgttatctcaggtggggtctgtgtgtctgttatctcaggtggggtctgtgtgtctgttatctcaggtggggtctgtgtgtctgttgtctcaggtggggtctgtgtgtctgttgtctcagaTGGGGCCTGTGTGACCACAACCCCCCATGGCATTTTGGGCACTTCCCTCTTCATCTTCCTCTTCTTCTTTATTTTGGGTTCTTGTATGTCCcttgtctcaggtggggtctgtgtgtcagttatctcaggtggggtctgtgtgtctgttatctcaggtggggtctgtgtgtctgttgtctcaggtgggatctgtgtgtctgttgtctcagaTGGGgcctgtgtgtctgttgtctcagaTGGGGCCTGTGTGACCACAACCCCCCATGGCATTTTGGGCACTTCCCTCTTCATCTTCCTCTTCTTCTTTATTTTGGGTTCTTGTATGTCCcttgtctcaggtggggtctgtgtgtctgttgtctcaggtggggtctgtgtgtctgttgtctcaggttgggtctgtgtgtctgttgtctcaggtggggtctgtgtgtctgttgtctcaggtggggtctgtgtgtctgttgtctcaggtggggtctgtgtgtctgttatctcaggtggggtctgtgtgtctattgtctcaggtggggtctgtgtgtctgttgtctcaggtggggtctgtgtgtctgttgtctcaggttGGGTCTGTGTGTCagttgtctcaggtggggtctgtgtgtctgttgtctcaggtgaggtctgtgtgtctgttgtctcaggtggggtctgtgcGTCTGTTATCTCAGgttgggtctgtgtgtctgttgtctcaggtgaggtatgtgtgtctgttgtctcaggttgggtctgtgtgtctgttgtctcaggtgaggtctgtgtgtctgttgtctcaggtgaggtctgtgtgtctgttatctcaggtggggtctgtgtgtctgttgtctcagaCGGGGCCTGTGTGACCACAACCCCCCATGGCATTTTGGGCACTTCCCTCTTCATCTTCCTTTTCTTCTTTATTTTGGGTTCTTGTATGTCCcttgtctcaggtggggtctgtgtgtctgttgtctcaggtggggtctgtgtgtctgttgtctcaggtggtGTCTGTGCCACTGTTGTCTCAGCTGGGGTCAGTGGCACTGTTGTCTCAGCTGGGGTCTGTGTCCTGGTGGAGGACATCTCATCTGGGCCCGACGATACACTCgccctggtggaggacagctcgtCTGTACCCGACGATTCACTCGTCCTGGTAGAGGACAGCTCGTCTGTACCCGACGATTCACCCATCCTGGTAGAGGACAGCTCGTCTGTACCCGACGATTCACTCGTCCTGGTAGAGGACAGCTCGTCTGTACCCGACGATACACTCGTCCTGGTAGAGGACAGCTCGTCTGTACCCGACGATTCACTCGTCCTGGTAGAGGACAGCTCGTCTGTATCCGACGATTCACTCGTCCTGGTAGAGGACAGCTCGTCTGGACCCGACGATACACTCgtcctggtggaggacagctcgtCTGGGGCCAACGATACACTGGTCCCGGTAGAGGACAGCTCGTCTGGGGCCAACGATACACTGGTCCCGGTAGAGGACAGCTCGTCTGGGCCCAACGATACACTGGTCCCGGTAGAGGACAGCTCGTCTTTACCCGACGATACACTCGTCCTGGTAGAGGACAGGTCGTCTGGGTCCAACGACACAATCGTCCCGGTAGAGGACAGCTCGACTGGGTCCAACGATACAATCGTCCCGGTAGAGGACAGCTCGTCTGGGCCCAACGATACACTGGTCCCGGTAGAGGACAGCACGTCTGGGCTCGACGATACCCTCATCAGGGCGGAGGACACCTCACGATACCGCGAGTACACCCGCTGTCCGTAGGAGATGAGTATATTGAAGGCCTTGAGGAAGACCACGCAGACAGTAACCACGAGGAGGAGCGTGATCACGCCCACGCCCAAGGACCACCAGGTCAAGGAGCTGCTGGGGCGTCGGGACGCCAGCAGCCTGACCACGGGGACGCGGCTCAGCCACCCCCGCCAGCTCAGTTCCATCATCCAAGCTCTTACTATTGAACTTATCATTTGTtcgtaatttatatatatattttttttaagattATGAAGTTTGTATTTCCTTCAGCAATGAATGAAAAGGAGATTTGACGGTTTGTGtctgtgtcactggtgactgaggtggtggactgtgtcactggtgactgaggtggtagactgtgtcactggtgactgaggtggtggactgtgtcactggtgactgaggtggtggactgtgtcactggtgactgaggtggtggactgtgtcactggtgactgaggtggtagactgtgtcactggtgactgaggtggtggactgtgtcactggtgactgaggtggtggactgtgacactggtgactgaggtggtagactgtgtcactggtgactgaggtggtggactgtgtcactggtgactgaggtggtagactgtgtcactggtgactgaggtggtggactgtgacactggtgactgaggtggtggactgtgtcactggtgactgaggtggtggactgtgtcactggtgactgaggtggtagactgtgtcactggtgactgaggtggtagactgtgtcactggtgactgaggtggtggactgtgtcactggtgactgaggtggtggacggtgactgaggtggtggactgtgtcactggtgactgaggtggtggactgtcactggtgactgaggtggtagactgtgacactggtgactgaggtggtggactgtgtcactggtgactgaggtggtggactgtgtcactggtgactgaggtggtggactgtggaaaagttcttttccacagctcataaaacggaggaaagggtcctgaaagatattgttaatagaaacgttatccctacagacaaaaatcagaggatacaactg
Above is a window of Procambarus clarkii isolate CNS0578487 chromosome 11, FALCON_Pclarkii_2.0, whole genome shotgun sequence DNA encoding:
- the LOC138363713 gene encoding uncharacterized protein, whose protein sequence is MELSWRGWLSRVPVVRLLASRRPSSSLTWWSLGVGVITLLLVVTVCVVFLKAFNILISYGQRVYSRYREVSSALMRVSSSPDVLSSTGTSVSLGPDELSSTGTIVSLDPVELSSTGTIVSLDPDDLSSTRTSVSSGKDELSSTGTSVSLGPDELSSTGTSVSLAPDELSSTGTSVSLAPDELSSTRTSVSSGPDELSSTRTSESSDTDELSSTRTSESSGTDELSSTRTSVSSGTDELSSTRTSESSGTDELSSTRMGESSGTDELSSTRTSESSGTDELSSTRRPESRDQRPEARDQRPEYKDQSPENRVQRPETRGQSIKTRVQRPESREQSTDKRVQRPESRVQRPESKDQSPEI